In Rouxiella sp. WC2420, the following proteins share a genomic window:
- a CDS encoding RidA family protein: MSLEAGAGKPLAKYAAWRRAGDYIFLSGIIPVNPQTATIVRGFQDIPAEARLLLGETGEFSTDAKQGPILAQSWYVLESIRHTIEEAGGQMSDVIKLVQYFRNLDHFPYYSRVRKMFYPGQPPVSTVVQVSEMLPSAEVLIEVEATAWLPQSR; encoded by the coding sequence ATGAGTCTTGAAGCCGGTGCGGGCAAACCGCTCGCCAAATACGCCGCCTGGCGTCGTGCAGGTGATTACATCTTTCTTTCCGGCATTATTCCGGTGAATCCGCAGACGGCCACCATCGTGCGCGGCTTTCAGGATATTCCCGCCGAGGCAAGACTGCTGCTGGGTGAAACCGGCGAATTCTCCACCGATGCCAAACAGGGGCCGATTCTGGCGCAAAGCTGGTACGTGCTCGAGAGTATCCGCCACACCATTGAAGAGGCCGGTGGGCAGATGAGCGACGTAATCAAGCTGGTGCAGTATTTTCGCAACCTCGACCACTTCCCGTATTACAGCCGGGTACGAAAAATGTTTTATCCCGGCCAACCGCCCGTTTCTACCGTGGTGCAGGTCAGTGAAATGCTGCCCAGCGCCGAGGTGTTGATTGAAGTCGAAGCGACAGCATGGCTCCCACAATCCCGGTAA